The following proteins are co-located in the Diorhabda carinulata isolate Delta chromosome 4, icDioCari1.1, whole genome shotgun sequence genome:
- the LOC130892942 gene encoding vacuolar protein sorting-associated protein 28 homolog has product MSANQENRPELYEEVKLYHNAREREKYDNLADLYAVINTLQHLEKAYIRDCVVAKEYTGACSKLLVQYKAAFRQVKSDEFPTPDAFVKKYRLDCPAALERIKEDRPITIKDDKGNTSRCIADIVSLFITIMDKLRLDIRSMDNLHPDVRDLVDTMNRLSILPSDFDGKQKVAEWLNTLNEMQASDELSESQIRQFLCDLESAYASFNKVLHNSA; this is encoded by the exons atgtctgCTAATCAAG aaaatcgTCCTGAACTTTACGAAGAAGTAAAACTGTACCATAACGCCAGAGAAAGGGAAAA gtATGACAATTTAGCAGATCTCTATGCCGTGATAAATACTTTACAACACTTGGAAAAAGCTTATATTAGAGATTGTGTGGTCGCCAAAGAATATACAGGTGCCTGTAGTAAATTATTAGTTCAATATAAGGCAGCTTTTCGACAAGTTAAGAGTGATGAATTTCCAACTCCTGATGCCTTCGTTAAGAAATACAGG CTTGACTGTCCTGCAGCTTTAGAACGTATTAAAGAGGATAGACCAATTACAATAAAAGATGACAAAGGTAATACAAGTAGGTGTATTGCTGATATTGTCTCATTATTCATCACAATAATGGACAAACTGAGATTGGATATTCGTTCTATGGATAATTTACATCCCGATGTTAGAGATTTGGTGGATACCATGAATAGACTTAGCATTTTGCCATCTGATTTTGATGGAAAACAAAAAGTTGCAGAATGGTTGAATACTCTAAATGAGATGCAGGCCTCAGACGAACTTTCAGAATCTCAAATTAGGCAATTTCTTTGTGATCTTGAAAGTGCTTATGCATCATTTAATAAAGTTCTTCACAATTCAGCCTAA
- the LOC130892934 gene encoding ribonuclease Z, mitochondrial isoform X1, whose translation MFYIFKRLHFIQISYSIARYSQNSHSKLLSLLKDMPKDPTHILTVQKQRKKIKEKLSRYVPGKVTLQVLGTGARGAPRALYVFSDQSRYLFNCGEGTQRLAHEHKMKLAKLEHIFITQPVWQNIGGLPGLALTIQDVGVPDITLHGPPGLDEIFYATKRFVVLRDLKIHMAECTEENIFEDNVMMVKYVPLTRNAEDLDNHLLESSEEEPEVVLKNTGIEAVVDQMDASTSTRRERSRGKRRHSKSSRNNSRSNSLDTFEDNIDYYAHERKKNRKPKNCSRNHSRSRSLSSDSGLRVPPIQNSLHSREVLEKTKEMGVSMAYVCKLQPRPGALNLDKCVQMGITPGPILGKLKAGEDVVLSNGNIVRSQDVCEPDDPGLIFIVVDCSTIDYLESLNNNETIKKHQKYSDDENEIANLIVHFSPKEVVEDSRYQEWMDNFPASTTHLMLNECNDCMGSEAVHRIQYKLNLLSDNIFPLLGDKGTTVLKKSNESGSDCKKQKIGDVLEDLQNNLNTTKLSENTKPITPLFICPDTFCAYHLRPKKGLDKTMELKLDPVEYIDETFNVADFKNTLSILKQTLKSKKITNEEFPKMLFLGTGSCIPNKTRNTSGILLSLNEDQNILLDCGEGTYGQIIRFFGPEAALKVLANIDAIYISHLHADHHIGLIGVLQGRKQAIEELKLEKDPCFLFAPKQIMAWLYFYDKYFENIRSEFELIANGDLDLNNPLYKEQSRILRRLNLQDIKTCLVRHCPNAFGVSVTSKNGVKLTYSGDTMPSENLVKLGEDSDILIHEATMEDELAQEAIIKMHSTTSQAIEIGNRMNAKNIILTHFSQRYAKLPRFNDKFGDNVGIAFDNMKVSLSDLSLLPELIPALKLMFAEHCEELETKAVKRQMRIEREKQTNDSLKRKEIET comes from the exons ACTCAATTGCTAGATACTCACAAAATTCTCATTCGAAACTTCTCAGTCTACTAAAAGATATGCCAAAAGATCCGACCCATATTCTAACAGTACAGAAACAgcgcaaaaaaattaaagaaaagttgTCCAGATATGTTCCAGGTAAAGTTACTTTACAGGTTCTTGGTACCGGTGCAAGAGGTGCTCCTAGAGCTTTATATGTATTCTCAGACCAAAGTAG ATACCTTTTTAATTGTGGAGAAGGCACTCAAAGACTAGCACATGAACATAAAATGAAGCTGGCAAAACTAGAACACATCTTTATTACTCAACCAGTTTGGCAAAATATAGGAGGTTTACCTGGCTTAGCTTTAACAATACAAGATGTTGGAGTACCTGATATAACCCTACATGGGCCTCCTGGATTG gatgaaatattttatgcTACAAAAAGATTTGTAGTGTtaagagatttgaaaattcacaTGGCTGAATGtacagaagaaaatatttttgaggatAATGTAATGATGGTAAAATATGTGCCTCTTACAAGGAATGCTGAGGATTTGGATAATCATTTACTTGAATCTTCTGAAGAAGAACCTGAAGTAGTATTGAAAAATACAGGAATTGAAGCAGTGGTAGATCAG atggATGCCTCTACTTCTACAAGAAGGGAACGTAGTCGGGGGAAAAGGAGGCATTCTAAAAGCTCGAGAAATAATTCAAGGTCAAATTCTCTCGATACTTTTGAAGACAATATAGATTATTATGCTCATGAACGTAAGAAAAACCGAAAACCTAAAAATTGTTCCAGAAACCATTCCCGATCCCGTTCTTTGAGCAGTG ATAGTGGCTTACGTGTACCTCCAATTCAAAACTCACTGCATTCTAGAGAAGTACTTGAGAAAACGAAAGAAATGGGGGTTTCCATGGCATATGTTTGTAAATTGCAACCCAGACCAGGGGCACTAAATCTCGACAAATGTGTACAAATGGGGATCACACCAGGTCCTATTTTGGGTAAATTAAAAGCCGGAGAAGATGTAGTCTTATCTAATGGTAATATTGTAAGATCCCAAGATGTTTGTGAACCGGATGATCCaggattaatttttattg tGGTTGATTGCTCTACTATTGATTATTTAGAAtctttaaataataatgaaactataaaaaaacatcaaaaatattcgGATGATGAAAACGAAATAGCAAATTTGATAGTTCATTTTAGTCCAAAAGAAGTTGTTGAAGATTCCAG GTATCAGGAATGGATGGATAATTTTCCAGCAAGTACTACACATTTAATGTTAAATGAATGTAATGATTGTATGGGCAGTGAAGCTGTACATAGAATTCAATATAAGTTAAATTTATTATCTGATAATATTTTTCCACTATTAGGTGACAAAGGTACTACAGTTTTAAAGAAAAGTAATGAG AGTGGAAGTGATtgtaaaaagcaaaaaataggtGATGTGCTGGaagatttacaaaataatttgaacacaACAAAATTGTCAGAAAACACAAAACCAATTACTCCCTTGTTTATTTGTCCAGACACCTTTTGTGCTTATCATCTGAGACCTAAGAAAGGTTTAGATAA gACCATGGAATTGAAACTTGATCCCGTGGAATATATAGATGAAACATTTAATGTGGCAGACTTCAAAAACACCCTAAGCATATTAAAACAAACTTTAAAGTCGAAGAAAATAACTAACGAAGAATTTCCGAAAATGTTGTTTCTTGGAACAGGATCTTGTATACCGAATAAAACAAGAAACACTAGTGGTATTCTATTATCTTTGAA TGAAGATCAAAACATTCTCTTAGATTGTGGTGAAGGAACATATGGTCAAATTATTCGATTCTTCGGACCAGAAGCAGCTTTAAAAGTCTTAGCCAATATAGATGCTATATATATCTCACATTTACATGCTGATCATCACATAGGACTGATTGGTGTTCTTCAAGGAAGAAAACAAGCTATAGAAGAActgaaattagaaaaagatcCATGTTTTTTGTTTGCACCCAAGCAGATTATGGCCTGGCtctatttttatgataaatattttgagaatatcAGATCAGAGTTTGAACTCATAGCTAATGGAGACTTG GATTTAAACAATCCACTTTATAAAGAACAAAGTAGAATCTTAAGAAGATTGAATTTACAAGATATAAAAACATGTCTTGTTCGACATTGTCCCAATGCTTTTGGTGTATCTGTGACAAGTAAAAATGGTGTAAAATTGACATATTCTGGAGATACAATGCCGTCTGAGAATCTTGTCAAATTGG GAGAAGATAGTGATATTTTAATTCATGAGGCAACTATGGAAGATGAATTAGCACAGGAAGCGATTATAAAAATGCATTCAACTACATCGCAAGCAATAGAAATAGGTAATAGAATGAATGCCAAAAACATCATTCTTACACATTTCAGTCAAAGATACGCTAAATTACCTAGGTTCAACGATAAGTTTGGCGATAATGTTGGTATAGCTTTTGACAATATGAAG gtcTCATTATCAGATTTATCTCTTTTACCAGAATTAATCCCAGCCTTAAAGTTAATGTTTGCAGAACATTGTGAAGAACTGGAAACTAAAGCTGTGAAAAGACAAATGCGGATAGAAAGAGAAAAGCAAACAAATGATAGTTTAAAACGAAAAGAAATTGAGACAtaa
- the LOC130892934 gene encoding ribonuclease Z, mitochondrial isoform X2: MFYIFKRLHFIQISYSIARYSQNSHSKLLSLLKDMPKDPTHILTVQKQRKKIKEKLSRYVPGKVTLQVLGTGARGAPRALYVFSDQSRYLFNCGEGTQRLAHEHKMKLAKLEHIFITQPVWQNIGGLPGLALTIQDVGVPDITLHGPPGLDEIFYATKRFVVLRDLKIHMAECTEENIFEDNVMMVKYVPLTRNAEDLDNHLLESSEEEPEVVLKNTGIEAVVDQMDASTSTRRERSRGKRRHSKSSRNNSRSNSLDTFEDNIDYYAHEHSGLRVPPIQNSLHSREVLEKTKEMGVSMAYVCKLQPRPGALNLDKCVQMGITPGPILGKLKAGEDVVLSNGNIVRSQDVCEPDDPGLIFIVVDCSTIDYLESLNNNETIKKHQKYSDDENEIANLIVHFSPKEVVEDSRYQEWMDNFPASTTHLMLNECNDCMGSEAVHRIQYKLNLLSDNIFPLLGDKGTTVLKKSNESGSDCKKQKIGDVLEDLQNNLNTTKLSENTKPITPLFICPDTFCAYHLRPKKGLDKTMELKLDPVEYIDETFNVADFKNTLSILKQTLKSKKITNEEFPKMLFLGTGSCIPNKTRNTSGILLSLNEDQNILLDCGEGTYGQIIRFFGPEAALKVLANIDAIYISHLHADHHIGLIGVLQGRKQAIEELKLEKDPCFLFAPKQIMAWLYFYDKYFENIRSEFELIANGDLDLNNPLYKEQSRILRRLNLQDIKTCLVRHCPNAFGVSVTSKNGVKLTYSGDTMPSENLVKLGEDSDILIHEATMEDELAQEAIIKMHSTTSQAIEIGNRMNAKNIILTHFSQRYAKLPRFNDKFGDNVGIAFDNMKVSLSDLSLLPELIPALKLMFAEHCEELETKAVKRQMRIEREKQTNDSLKRKEIET, translated from the exons ACTCAATTGCTAGATACTCACAAAATTCTCATTCGAAACTTCTCAGTCTACTAAAAGATATGCCAAAAGATCCGACCCATATTCTAACAGTACAGAAACAgcgcaaaaaaattaaagaaaagttgTCCAGATATGTTCCAGGTAAAGTTACTTTACAGGTTCTTGGTACCGGTGCAAGAGGTGCTCCTAGAGCTTTATATGTATTCTCAGACCAAAGTAG ATACCTTTTTAATTGTGGAGAAGGCACTCAAAGACTAGCACATGAACATAAAATGAAGCTGGCAAAACTAGAACACATCTTTATTACTCAACCAGTTTGGCAAAATATAGGAGGTTTACCTGGCTTAGCTTTAACAATACAAGATGTTGGAGTACCTGATATAACCCTACATGGGCCTCCTGGATTG gatgaaatattttatgcTACAAAAAGATTTGTAGTGTtaagagatttgaaaattcacaTGGCTGAATGtacagaagaaaatatttttgaggatAATGTAATGATGGTAAAATATGTGCCTCTTACAAGGAATGCTGAGGATTTGGATAATCATTTACTTGAATCTTCTGAAGAAGAACCTGAAGTAGTATTGAAAAATACAGGAATTGAAGCAGTGGTAGATCAG atggATGCCTCTACTTCTACAAGAAGGGAACGTAGTCGGGGGAAAAGGAGGCATTCTAAAAGCTCGAGAAATAATTCAAGGTCAAATTCTCTCGATACTTTTGAAGACAATATAGATTATTATGCTCATGAAC ATAGTGGCTTACGTGTACCTCCAATTCAAAACTCACTGCATTCTAGAGAAGTACTTGAGAAAACGAAAGAAATGGGGGTTTCCATGGCATATGTTTGTAAATTGCAACCCAGACCAGGGGCACTAAATCTCGACAAATGTGTACAAATGGGGATCACACCAGGTCCTATTTTGGGTAAATTAAAAGCCGGAGAAGATGTAGTCTTATCTAATGGTAATATTGTAAGATCCCAAGATGTTTGTGAACCGGATGATCCaggattaatttttattg tGGTTGATTGCTCTACTATTGATTATTTAGAAtctttaaataataatgaaactataaaaaaacatcaaaaatattcgGATGATGAAAACGAAATAGCAAATTTGATAGTTCATTTTAGTCCAAAAGAAGTTGTTGAAGATTCCAG GTATCAGGAATGGATGGATAATTTTCCAGCAAGTACTACACATTTAATGTTAAATGAATGTAATGATTGTATGGGCAGTGAAGCTGTACATAGAATTCAATATAAGTTAAATTTATTATCTGATAATATTTTTCCACTATTAGGTGACAAAGGTACTACAGTTTTAAAGAAAAGTAATGAG AGTGGAAGTGATtgtaaaaagcaaaaaataggtGATGTGCTGGaagatttacaaaataatttgaacacaACAAAATTGTCAGAAAACACAAAACCAATTACTCCCTTGTTTATTTGTCCAGACACCTTTTGTGCTTATCATCTGAGACCTAAGAAAGGTTTAGATAA gACCATGGAATTGAAACTTGATCCCGTGGAATATATAGATGAAACATTTAATGTGGCAGACTTCAAAAACACCCTAAGCATATTAAAACAAACTTTAAAGTCGAAGAAAATAACTAACGAAGAATTTCCGAAAATGTTGTTTCTTGGAACAGGATCTTGTATACCGAATAAAACAAGAAACACTAGTGGTATTCTATTATCTTTGAA TGAAGATCAAAACATTCTCTTAGATTGTGGTGAAGGAACATATGGTCAAATTATTCGATTCTTCGGACCAGAAGCAGCTTTAAAAGTCTTAGCCAATATAGATGCTATATATATCTCACATTTACATGCTGATCATCACATAGGACTGATTGGTGTTCTTCAAGGAAGAAAACAAGCTATAGAAGAActgaaattagaaaaagatcCATGTTTTTTGTTTGCACCCAAGCAGATTATGGCCTGGCtctatttttatgataaatattttgagaatatcAGATCAGAGTTTGAACTCATAGCTAATGGAGACTTG GATTTAAACAATCCACTTTATAAAGAACAAAGTAGAATCTTAAGAAGATTGAATTTACAAGATATAAAAACATGTCTTGTTCGACATTGTCCCAATGCTTTTGGTGTATCTGTGACAAGTAAAAATGGTGTAAAATTGACATATTCTGGAGATACAATGCCGTCTGAGAATCTTGTCAAATTGG GAGAAGATAGTGATATTTTAATTCATGAGGCAACTATGGAAGATGAATTAGCACAGGAAGCGATTATAAAAATGCATTCAACTACATCGCAAGCAATAGAAATAGGTAATAGAATGAATGCCAAAAACATCATTCTTACACATTTCAGTCAAAGATACGCTAAATTACCTAGGTTCAACGATAAGTTTGGCGATAATGTTGGTATAGCTTTTGACAATATGAAG gtcTCATTATCAGATTTATCTCTTTTACCAGAATTAATCCCAGCCTTAAAGTTAATGTTTGCAGAACATTGTGAAGAACTGGAAACTAAAGCTGTGAAAAGACAAATGCGGATAGAAAGAGAAAAGCAAACAAATGATAGTTTAAAACGAAAAGAAATTGAGACAtaa